A single genomic interval of Mycobacterium sp. DL592 harbors:
- a CDS encoding NAD(P)/FAD-dependent oxidoreductase, with protein sequence MAPTTTGHRVYDTLIVGAGFSGLGAAIKLTRAGVDGIVILERADRVGGTWRDNTYPGAACDIPSLLYSFSFVKNPDWSRAYSPADEICRHIEDMVDSFGLRDKIRFGVEVSGLEFDEHSGTWTVKTNGDNSFEARTVVLASGPLSDHTWPDIRGLDTYQGHKIHSAAWDHDYDFTGKRVAVIGTGASAVQIVPELVKQAGFVKVFQRTPGWVIPRLDVPIPTAAQAVFAKVPASQQLARDVLFWGHEASATAMVWDTPLTGLVARLGKAHLRRQVKDPWLRRQLTPDFTPGCKRLLVSSDYYPALQQDNCKLIDWPIATISPVGIRTCDGIEHHLDTIVFATGYDVHLNGPPFPVTGIGGRLLADEWRGRAQAYKSIQASGYPNLFFMTGPNSGPGHNSLLVYVEGQLDYVVKAVNRILREDLRYLDVHADAQRRHNQRLQRRLRKTTWMSGCTSWYLTPDGFNATMYPGSATQYLRQMRDFQQSDYLAVAPARTHAAAVSSSA encoded by the coding sequence ATTCAGCGGACTCGGCGCTGCGATCAAGCTGACCCGGGCCGGTGTCGACGGCATCGTCATTCTCGAGCGCGCAGACCGAGTCGGCGGCACCTGGCGCGACAACACCTATCCAGGTGCGGCGTGCGACATCCCGTCGCTGCTGTACTCGTTCTCGTTCGTCAAGAACCCGGACTGGTCACGGGCCTACTCACCGGCCGACGAGATCTGCCGCCACATCGAGGACATGGTCGACTCCTTCGGCCTGCGCGACAAGATCCGGTTCGGCGTCGAGGTCAGCGGACTGGAGTTCGACGAGCATTCGGGCACGTGGACGGTGAAGACGAATGGCGACAACAGCTTTGAAGCCCGCACCGTCGTGCTGGCATCGGGTCCGTTGTCTGATCACACCTGGCCTGACATCCGTGGTCTGGACACCTATCAAGGCCACAAGATCCACAGCGCCGCCTGGGATCACGACTACGACTTCACCGGTAAGCGGGTCGCCGTCATCGGAACAGGGGCCAGTGCCGTGCAGATCGTGCCCGAGCTGGTCAAGCAGGCCGGGTTCGTCAAGGTGTTCCAACGCACGCCGGGATGGGTGATCCCGCGGCTGGACGTCCCCATCCCGACTGCTGCGCAGGCGGTGTTCGCGAAAGTGCCTGCCAGCCAACAGCTTGCCCGCGACGTGCTGTTCTGGGGGCACGAGGCCAGCGCCACCGCGATGGTGTGGGACACCCCTCTGACCGGTTTGGTGGCCCGACTGGGCAAGGCCCATCTGCGCAGGCAGGTCAAGGATCCGTGGCTACGCCGCCAGCTCACGCCCGACTTCACCCCCGGCTGTAAGCGGCTGCTGGTCTCCAGCGACTACTACCCGGCCCTGCAGCAGGACAACTGCAAGCTGATCGACTGGCCGATCGCGACCATCAGCCCGGTGGGTATCCGAACCTGCGACGGCATCGAACACCATCTCGACACCATCGTCTTCGCCACCGGGTACGACGTGCATCTCAACGGCCCACCGTTTCCGGTGACCGGCATCGGCGGCCGACTGCTGGCCGACGAGTGGCGCGGCCGGGCGCAGGCCTACAAGAGCATCCAGGCGAGCGGGTACCCGAACCTGTTCTTCATGACCGGACCCAATTCCGGTCCGGGACACAACTCGTTGCTGGTCTACGTGGAGGGCCAACTGGACTACGTGGTCAAGGCGGTGAACCGCATCCTGCGTGAGGATCTGCGCTACCTCGACGTTCACGCCGACGCGCAGCGGCGCCACAACCAACGGCTCCAGCGCCGGCTGCGCAAGACCACTTGGATGAGCGGTTGCACCAGCTGGTACCTGACTCCCGACGGATTCAACGCCACCATGTATCCCGGCTCGGCCACCCAGTATCTTCGACAGATGCGGGATTTCCAGCAGTCCGACTACCTCGCCGTCGCGCCGGCGCGGACGCACGCCGCAGCCGTGTCGTCCTCGGCCTGA
- a CDS encoding MerR family transcriptional regulator: MTARQPRPQAGAISAILAGVRRAPRQIRRGSREVIETAVSQLFDAAVQPHGEVASGKYRIDELARLAGTTTRNIRVYRDRGLLHPPLRVGRIALFNDTHLTRLRLITSLLNRGYTIAHVHEMLSAWQEGKNLGDVLGVESAIAGSWAAEKPERMTVAQARRLVDDDAGFVRMVAHGLIRLDADAGDATVVRPKLIEAFNEMRQYGVAMDTLIDLHEQINPLIDQISAKLVRAGVDHLADRLAPGAPLPPDPEMAELITMLVRFRTQAVAAVNASLAFSIEAAVEAEIAGILAAAIEHTPDEPAGDDQ; encoded by the coding sequence ATGACGGCCAGGCAGCCCCGACCCCAGGCGGGTGCGATCTCGGCCATCCTGGCCGGGGTGCGCCGCGCGCCGCGGCAGATCCGGCGGGGCTCCCGCGAGGTCATCGAAACCGCGGTGTCCCAGCTGTTCGACGCCGCGGTGCAGCCACACGGCGAGGTCGCATCCGGCAAGTACCGGATCGACGAGTTGGCGCGGCTGGCCGGAACCACGACCCGCAACATCAGGGTGTACCGGGACCGCGGTCTGCTGCACCCGCCGCTTCGGGTCGGGCGCATCGCGCTGTTCAACGACACCCACCTGACCCGGCTGCGTCTGATCACCTCGCTGCTCAACCGCGGGTACACGATCGCGCATGTCCACGAGATGCTCTCGGCCTGGCAGGAGGGCAAGAATCTCGGTGACGTGCTCGGGGTGGAGTCGGCGATCGCCGGAAGTTGGGCGGCCGAGAAGCCCGAACGGATGACGGTGGCGCAGGCGCGCCGCCTGGTCGATGACGACGCCGGCTTCGTGCGGATGGTCGCCCATGGCCTGATCCGCCTCGACGCCGATGCCGGCGACGCGACCGTCGTCCGGCCCAAGCTGATCGAGGCGTTCAACGAGATGCGTCAGTACGGCGTCGCCATGGACACGCTCATCGACCTCCACGAGCAGATCAATCCATTGATCGACCAGATCAGTGCGAAGCTGGTCCGCGCGGGCGTCGACCATCTCGCCGACCGGTTGGCCCCCGGCGCCCCGTTGCCGCCCGACCCCGAGATGGCCGAGTTGATCACGATGCTGGTGCGATTCCGCACCCAGGCGGTCGCGGCAGTGAACGCCTCGTTGGCGTTCTCCATCGAGGCCGCGGTCGAGGCCGAGATCGCCGGGATTCTGGCCGCCGCGATCGAACACACCCCGGACGAACCCGCCGGCGACGACCAGTAG
- a CDS encoding glycoside hydrolase family 6 protein, whose product MVSSAAGAVARWIVPFFTVVAVVLTAAVAGPTRAGENRFVLLADEGNPLAGLPLYVNPNSAAMRAAKADPSNPELAYIANTPQAYWMDQLSTPSVDAKYISAAQAAGTIPLLALYAIPHRDCGNFAAGGFGSGDAYRGWINSVAAAIGGGPAAVILEPDALAMADCLSGSARQERFDLIRYAVDTLTANPATAVYVDAGHSRWVGADEMAARLNQVGVGKTRGFSLNTANFFTTGEEIGYGEAISGQTNGAHYVIDTSRNGAGPVEGDPMYWCNPTGRALGVRPTTDTGNGHIDAFLWVKRPGESDGSCGRGEPGAGRFIDSYAISLARNAGV is encoded by the coding sequence GTGGTGTCCTCAGCTGCCGGTGCAGTCGCGCGATGGATCGTCCCCTTCTTCACGGTCGTGGCAGTGGTGCTCACCGCCGCAGTGGCCGGGCCGACGCGGGCCGGCGAGAACCGGTTTGTCCTGCTGGCCGACGAGGGCAACCCGCTGGCCGGGCTGCCGCTCTATGTGAATCCCAATTCGGCCGCGATGCGGGCCGCCAAGGCTGACCCGTCGAACCCGGAGCTGGCCTACATCGCCAACACACCGCAGGCGTACTGGATGGACCAGCTGTCCACCCCGTCCGTCGACGCCAAATACATCAGTGCTGCCCAGGCCGCCGGGACGATTCCGCTGCTCGCGCTGTACGCCATCCCGCACCGCGACTGCGGCAACTTCGCCGCCGGCGGGTTCGGCTCGGGCGACGCCTACCGGGGCTGGATCAACAGCGTCGCCGCCGCCATCGGCGGGGGGCCGGCGGCGGTCATCCTCGAACCCGACGCACTGGCCATGGCTGACTGCCTTTCCGGCAGCGCGCGCCAGGAACGCTTCGACCTGATCCGCTACGCCGTCGACACCCTGACCGCCAACCCCGCCACCGCCGTGTACGTCGACGCCGGGCACTCGCGCTGGGTCGGCGCCGATGAGATGGCCGCCCGGCTAAACCAGGTCGGGGTGGGCAAGACCCGCGGCTTCAGCCTCAACACTGCCAACTTCTTCACCACCGGTGAGGAGATCGGCTACGGCGAGGCGATCTCGGGCCAGACCAACGGCGCCCACTACGTCATCGACACCTCCCGCAATGGCGCGGGCCCGGTGGAGGGCGACCCGATGTACTGGTGCAATCCGACTGGCCGGGCGTTGGGGGTACGGCCCACGACGGATACCGGCAACGGACACATCGACGCATTCCTGTGGGTCAAGCGGCCCGGGGAGTCCGATGGATCGTGCGGCCGCGGTGAGCCGGGCGCCGGGCGCTTCATCGACTCCTACGCCATCAGCCTCGCCCGCAACGCAGGCGTCTAG
- a CDS encoding threonine/serine dehydratase, translated as MQLVDIDDIRAAADRIRASVVRTPLVPALWGDPDRPLWIKPENLQAIGAFKVRGAFNAIGRLDDAARARGVVTYSSGNHAQAVAYASALSGITAHIVMPEETPAIKVEATRRLGAEIVLCAAGRREAVAEELVASTGGVLIPPFDHPDVIAGQGTAGLEIIEDLPDVVNVLVPVSGGGLASGIGTAVKAISPATNVFGVEPELAADAAEGLRLGHRVDWSIEQRNRTVADGLRSQPSELTFAHLQRVLDGMFTVSEDQILDAVVELAQRAHLVAEPSGAVTLAAYRHAALPPGRTVVVLSGGNIAPELLATVLGRRP; from the coding sequence ATGCAGCTGGTCGACATCGACGACATCCGTGCGGCCGCAGACCGAATCCGCGCGTCGGTGGTGCGCACCCCACTGGTTCCCGCACTGTGGGGCGATCCCGACCGGCCGTTGTGGATCAAACCCGAGAACCTGCAGGCGATCGGGGCGTTCAAGGTGCGCGGCGCGTTCAACGCGATCGGCCGTCTCGACGACGCGGCCAGGGCCCGCGGTGTGGTGACGTACTCCAGCGGCAACCATGCCCAGGCGGTGGCGTACGCGTCGGCGCTGTCGGGGATCACCGCGCACATCGTGATGCCCGAGGAGACACCCGCCATCAAGGTCGAGGCAACCCGCCGGCTGGGCGCCGAGATCGTATTGTGTGCCGCGGGCCGGCGCGAGGCGGTGGCCGAGGAACTCGTCGCGAGCACCGGCGGCGTCTTGATTCCGCCGTTCGACCATCCCGACGTGATCGCCGGCCAGGGTACCGCCGGACTCGAGATCATCGAGGACCTTCCCGACGTGGTCAACGTCCTGGTGCCGGTCAGCGGCGGCGGCCTGGCATCCGGTATCGGGACCGCGGTCAAGGCAATCTCCCCCGCTACCAACGTTTTCGGGGTCGAGCCTGAGCTGGCGGCCGACGCGGCTGAAGGCTTACGTCTGGGTCACCGGGTCGACTGGTCGATCGAGCAGCGCAACCGGACCGTCGCCGACGGACTGCGCTCGCAGCCCTCGGAGTTGACCTTCGCGCATCTGCAACGGGTCCTCGATGGGATGTTCACCGTGTCGGAGGACCAGATCCTCGACGCCGTGGTCGAACTCGCGCAGCGCGCGCATCTGGTGGCCGAGCCCAGCGGGGCGGTGACACTGGCCGCCTATCGGCACGCCGCGCTTCCGCCGGGGCGCACGGTCGTCGTGCTGTCCGGCGGCAACATCGCGCCGGAGCTGCTCGCGACCGTGCTGGGCCGGCGTCCCTAG
- a CDS encoding dihydrodipicolinate reductase, which yields MSPALRIAVIATGTVGALVAATVLERDGLDLVAVWVHSESKADRDVGELLAGSPTGVRTTRNLDDVIAQKPDCAVYTASGPELDAVNVPMYCRLLRAGINVVTVSTPGLVYPRSFNPGLAAQLDDAAAEGGASLYASGVEPGFAGDQLAALLTTMSRTITSVRTQEIFCYDTYPDEFMMRDVFGFGKPLDFSPMMQFPGVQRHAWGPPVHYVAAALGVTLDEIRETYERQPTPRDLTVACGVIEAGTCGAVRMESIGVVDGRDAIVIEHVNRMAPDLAPDWPTALRDGTYRVTIEGSPNVMCELTIGESGTAGDEGMVATAMRCLNAVPYVVAAPSGLVSSLELPLTTPVGAFASSAG from the coding sequence ATGAGCCCAGCACTGCGGATCGCCGTCATCGCCACCGGTACCGTCGGCGCGCTCGTCGCCGCGACAGTGCTCGAGCGCGACGGGCTGGATCTGGTTGCGGTCTGGGTGCACAGCGAAAGCAAGGCCGACCGCGACGTCGGTGAGTTGCTGGCTGGATCCCCGACGGGAGTGCGCACGACGCGCAACCTCGACGACGTGATCGCCCAGAAACCCGACTGCGCGGTGTATACCGCGTCGGGCCCCGAACTCGATGCCGTCAACGTCCCGATGTACTGCCGGCTGCTGCGCGCCGGGATCAACGTGGTGACCGTCAGTACGCCCGGCCTGGTCTACCCGCGCTCGTTCAACCCGGGGCTGGCCGCCCAACTCGACGACGCGGCCGCCGAAGGCGGTGCCTCGCTGTACGCGTCGGGTGTCGAACCGGGGTTCGCCGGCGACCAGCTGGCCGCACTGCTGACCACGATGTCAAGAACCATCACCTCGGTCCGCACGCAGGAAATCTTCTGCTACGACACCTATCCCGACGAATTCATGATGCGCGACGTCTTCGGCTTCGGTAAACCACTCGACTTCTCGCCGATGATGCAGTTTCCCGGGGTGCAGCGGCACGCCTGGGGACCACCGGTGCACTACGTCGCTGCGGCATTGGGCGTCACCCTCGACGAGATCCGGGAAACTTATGAACGCCAGCCCACCCCGCGTGATCTCACCGTGGCGTGCGGAGTGATCGAAGCGGGAACCTGTGGCGCGGTGCGCATGGAGTCGATCGGCGTGGTCGATGGCCGCGACGCTATCGTCATCGAGCACGTCAACCGGATGGCGCCCGACCTGGCACCCGACTGGCCGACTGCGCTGCGCGACGGGACCTACCGCGTCACCATCGAGGGATCGCCGAATGTGATGTGCGAGTTGACAATCGGTGAATCCGGCACCGCCGGTGACGAAGGCATGGTCGCCACGGCGATGCGGTGCCTGAATGCAGTCCCGTATGTGGTTGCCGCCCCGTCGGGCCTGGTGTCGTCGCTGGAGCTGCCTTTGACCACGCCGGTCGGCGCGTTCGCGTCGTCTGCCGGGTAG
- a CDS encoding L,D-transpeptidase, whose protein sequence is MSRRLATLVGLLTLCLSIAAPAAAEPAAGQPSQWIVVGVPKASATTGTLTAYQRVGQEWKVVLGPTPAKVGELGVGAPADGVYRTPEGTFGFDQAFGRQPDPGTKMPYFQATDQDWWDEDAKSPTYNTHVRGAGKPSGIAENLYDSGPVYDYAVNITSNPQRIPGKVAGIFLHVTDGNPTWGCVAIGREEMRSILTWLDPAADPRITIGVGDPSLISTGS, encoded by the coding sequence ATGTCCAGAAGACTCGCGACGCTCGTCGGGCTGTTGACACTGTGCCTGTCGATCGCCGCTCCCGCGGCAGCCGAGCCCGCGGCCGGCCAGCCGAGCCAGTGGATCGTGGTCGGCGTGCCGAAGGCCAGCGCCACAACCGGGACCCTGACCGCCTACCAACGGGTGGGCCAGGAATGGAAAGTGGTGCTCGGGCCGACTCCGGCCAAGGTGGGCGAACTCGGCGTCGGTGCACCGGCCGACGGCGTTTATCGCACGCCGGAGGGAACGTTCGGCTTCGACCAGGCGTTCGGGCGCCAACCGGATCCCGGCACCAAGATGCCGTATTTCCAAGCCACTGACCAGGATTGGTGGGACGAGGACGCCAAGTCGCCGACCTACAACACCCATGTGCGTGGTGCGGGCAAGCCGTCGGGCATCGCTGAGAACCTCTACGACTCCGGACCGGTCTACGACTACGCCGTCAACATCACATCCAATCCGCAACGCATCCCGGGCAAAGTGGCCGGGATCTTCCTGCACGTCACCGACGGCAACCCCACCTGGGGATGTGTCGCGATCGGACGCGAGGAGATGCGCTCGATTCTGACCTGGCTCGACCCTGCCGCCGACCCGCGCATCACTATTGGTGTTGGGGACCCATCGCTGATCTCCACCGGTTCCTAG
- a CDS encoding DUF1906 domain-containing protein, whose translation MPQARAGGLRLIDFAEVLVSPAQIKAAGFDGALVYVSQLRPGATFDFKPVTREYADGLRAQGLHVVSCYQYGKPGWVNSPSDFTRGYDGGVADAQTALTLHGAAGGPDTAPIFFSVDEPIDAATWKSLGIKWFQGINSVLGVQRTGIYGGRGQCGWAIADGVVGQSSSPGYRWAWQTKAWSAGEREPAAVLFQSEVVTASDPGAVIDGVHVDVDEVLAPDFGQWDLAR comes from the coding sequence ATGCCGCAGGCCCGCGCCGGGGGTCTGCGCCTGATCGACTTCGCCGAGGTCCTGGTGTCCCCGGCGCAGATCAAGGCGGCCGGGTTCGACGGTGCCCTGGTGTACGTCTCGCAGCTACGGCCCGGCGCCACCTTCGATTTCAAGCCTGTCACCCGCGAGTATGCCGACGGGCTGCGCGCACAGGGTCTGCACGTGGTCAGCTGCTACCAGTACGGCAAGCCTGGCTGGGTGAACTCGCCGTCGGACTTCACCCGTGGCTATGACGGTGGTGTGGCCGACGCGCAGACCGCACTCACACTGCACGGCGCGGCCGGCGGGCCGGACACGGCGCCGATCTTCTTCAGCGTGGACGAGCCCATCGATGCCGCGACGTGGAAAAGTCTGGGCATCAAGTGGTTTCAGGGCATCAACTCCGTGCTCGGAGTGCAGCGCACCGGCATCTACGGTGGCCGCGGCCAGTGCGGCTGGGCCATCGCCGACGGCGTGGTGGGCCAGTCGAGCAGCCCCGGCTATCGCTGGGCGTGGCAGACCAAGGCCTGGTCGGCGGGCGAGCGTGAACCGGCGGCGGTGCTGTTCCAATCCGAAGTCGTCACCGCGTCGGATCCCGGCGCCGTGATCGACGGCGTCCACGTCGACGTCGATGAGGTGCTGGCACCCGACTTCGGCCAATGGGACCTGGCCCGCTAG
- a CDS encoding serine hydrolase domain-containing protein: MVLKVEVSPDTMGGDVDEGFGKVADAFRANLASGREVGAAVAVCHGGKKVVDLWGGYRNGLTRQPWQADTMVNMFSTTKGISALTIAVAASRGLLSFDAKVSEYWPEFAQAGKGTVTVRQLLAHQAGLCALDPAPTLRDVSDPARLSAMLAAQPPAWPPGTRHGYHAITLGWYQSELIRRTDPAGRTLGQFLAQEIAEPGGLDLHIGVPGDIDRARIAHLHNWKRPETLRHLHEMPPGFVAVALNPFGLSARATSLPSDVNPWSGDYNRDEVRAVEMPSSNGHGTARAVAQLYGGAATGAEQPGLRSDVLDALAAPPVIPTRSSRDKVLNVQTAFSLGFSKPKAPFVFGSSDKAFGTAGFGGSFGFADPDTGTGFAYVMNRLGFHLFSDPRELALRRAVFEDALGARRQT; the protein is encoded by the coding sequence ATGGTACTCAAGGTCGAGGTGTCGCCGGACACGATGGGCGGCGACGTCGACGAGGGCTTCGGCAAGGTCGCCGACGCATTCCGCGCCAACCTCGCCTCCGGGCGGGAAGTCGGCGCGGCCGTCGCGGTATGTCACGGCGGCAAGAAGGTCGTCGACCTGTGGGGCGGTTACCGCAACGGGCTGACCAGGCAGCCGTGGCAGGCCGACACGATGGTCAACATGTTCTCCACGACGAAAGGCATTTCGGCGCTCACCATTGCCGTCGCGGCGTCGCGGGGTCTGCTGTCGTTCGACGCGAAGGTATCGGAGTACTGGCCGGAATTCGCTCAGGCCGGCAAGGGTACCGTGACCGTGCGCCAGCTGCTGGCCCACCAGGCCGGCCTGTGCGCCCTAGACCCCGCACCGACCCTGCGCGATGTGTCCGACCCGGCGCGGCTGTCGGCGATGCTGGCAGCGCAGCCACCGGCGTGGCCGCCGGGCACCCGCCACGGCTATCACGCCATCACCCTCGGCTGGTACCAATCCGAACTCATCCGCCGAACCGACCCCGCCGGGCGGACCCTGGGCCAGTTCCTGGCCCAGGAGATCGCCGAGCCGGGCGGCCTCGATCTGCACATCGGCGTTCCCGGCGACATCGACCGCGCCCGCATCGCGCACCTGCACAACTGGAAACGACCCGAAACGCTGCGCCACCTGCACGAGATGCCACCCGGGTTCGTCGCGGTGGCGCTCAACCCGTTCGGGCTGAGCGCGCGCGCCACCTCGCTGCCCAGTGACGTCAACCCGTGGAGCGGCGACTACAACCGTGACGAGGTGCGCGCCGTCGAGATGCCGTCGAGCAACGGACATGGCACCGCACGCGCGGTCGCCCAGCTCTACGGCGGGGCGGCCACCGGCGCCGAACAGCCCGGGCTGCGCTCCGACGTGCTCGATGCCCTCGCCGCGCCGCCTGTCATACCGACCCGCAGTTCCCGCGACAAGGTGCTCAACGTGCAGACCGCGTTCTCGCTGGGCTTCAGCAAGCCCAAGGCGCCGTTCGTATTCGGCTCGTCCGACAAGGCCTTCGGCACAGCGGGTTTCGGCGGTTCATTCGGATTCGCCGACCCGGACACGGGTACCGGGTTCGCCTACGTGATGAACCGCTTGGGTTTTCACCTCTTCAGCGACCCGCGGGAACTGGCTCTGCGCAGGGCAGTGTTCGAGGATGCGCTGGGGGCACGTCGGCAGACGTAG
- a CDS encoding nitroreductase, translating to MHDLEKAILDRHSTRLFLRDKPVPRQLVIESLELAIRAPSNSNIQPWHVVFASGPPRDRLAEALLEQADIAAPNVPALPESFAHLRSELGALVYGAMGISRHDSEARRIAVLRNWEFFRAPLAGVVCMHSELDYVDALGVGMFLQTFLLALTARGLGSCVQVSVAGYPDILRDNLGIGDDMRILCGIAIGYPDPDFAANSLAVPRNPLSRNCVFVDN from the coding sequence ATGCACGACCTGGAGAAAGCGATCCTCGACCGCCACTCCACCCGGCTGTTCCTGCGCGACAAGCCGGTGCCCCGGCAGTTGGTGATCGAATCGCTGGAACTGGCGATCCGGGCGCCCTCGAACTCCAACATCCAACCCTGGCACGTGGTGTTCGCCTCGGGGCCGCCCCGCGACCGGCTCGCCGAAGCGCTCCTCGAACAGGCCGACATCGCGGCGCCGAATGTTCCGGCACTTCCGGAATCATTCGCGCACCTGCGCAGCGAACTGGGCGCCCTCGTCTACGGCGCGATGGGCATCTCTCGTCACGACTCCGAGGCACGGCGTATCGCGGTTCTGCGTAACTGGGAGTTCTTCCGCGCGCCCCTGGCAGGTGTGGTGTGCATGCATTCCGAACTCGACTATGTCGACGCCCTCGGCGTCGGGATGTTCCTGCAGACGTTCCTGCTGGCGCTCACCGCGCGCGGACTGGGCAGCTGCGTGCAGGTGTCGGTGGCCGGCTACCCGGATATCCTGCGCGACAACCTCGGCATCGGAGACGACATGCGGATCCTCTGCGGAATCGCGATCGGCTATCCCGACCCGGATTTCGCCGCCAATTCCCTTGCCGTGCCGCGAAACCCCCTGAGTCGAAACTGTGTGTTCGTCGACAACTGA
- a CDS encoding NADP-dependent oxidoreductase, translated as MTALRAHHRGGPEVLVAERAPIPEAGSGEVLVEVHAAAITFDELTWEETWQHAGVDRTPTIPSHEVSGVIARVGPDVVDLAVGDEVYGLIPFDRDGAAAEYVAVPAGCLGLRPTTVDHIMSAALPLAGLTAWQALVDHATVQPGERVLVHGGTGGVGALTIQLAALLGADVTTTVRSDCHDLMGALGASRVIDTRSERFDDPDVPYDVVIDTVGGETLARSFEVLRPGGRLVTLSAPPPPGRAEAFEVTAVFFVVVPNRAELAHLAELVDTSKLHVAVAATYPLRDGRAAFLSGRQPHRRPGKTVLAVRD; from the coding sequence ATGACGGCATTGCGCGCACACCACCGCGGCGGACCCGAAGTCCTGGTTGCTGAGCGGGCACCAATTCCGGAGGCCGGCTCCGGCGAAGTCCTGGTCGAAGTCCACGCCGCGGCGATCACCTTTGACGAACTGACATGGGAGGAAACCTGGCAGCATGCCGGGGTTGACCGTACGCCGACGATTCCCTCACACGAGGTATCCGGCGTGATCGCCCGGGTCGGACCAGACGTTGTCGACCTTGCTGTCGGTGATGAGGTCTACGGGTTGATTCCATTCGATCGCGACGGAGCCGCGGCTGAGTACGTCGCGGTTCCGGCCGGGTGCCTGGGATTGCGGCCGACGACGGTCGACCACATCATGTCAGCTGCACTTCCGCTGGCCGGTCTAACCGCGTGGCAAGCTCTGGTTGACCATGCCACAGTTCAACCCGGTGAGCGCGTGCTGGTCCACGGCGGCACGGGCGGGGTCGGGGCATTGACGATTCAGCTGGCCGCACTCCTTGGGGCCGATGTCACCACAACCGTGCGCAGCGACTGCCACGACCTCATGGGTGCGTTGGGCGCCAGTCGCGTGATCGACACCAGATCCGAACGCTTCGATGACCCCGATGTGCCTTACGACGTCGTGATTGACACTGTGGGCGGGGAGACGCTGGCCCGTTCCTTCGAAGTCTTGCGTCCCGGTGGGCGACTGGTCACCCTCTCAGCACCACCGCCGCCCGGGAGGGCCGAGGCCTTCGAGGTCACTGCCGTCTTCTTCGTCGTGGTTCCAAACCGCGCAGAGCTCGCCCACCTGGCGGAGTTGGTCGATACGTCGAAGCTTCACGTCGCCGTCGCCGCGACCTACCCGCTACGCGACGGGCGGGCCGCGTTCCTGAGCGGGCGCCAGCCGCACCGCCGCCCAGGCAAGACCGTCCTCGCTGTCCGGGACTGA